The genomic DNA GTTCATCGACCTGTTCGGCCTCGACGGCCTCTTGCACATCACTGACATGAGCTGGGGCCGCGTCGGCCACCCAAGCGAGGTGCTCGAGATCGGCCAGATGGTGCGTGTCAAGGTGCTCCACTTCGACCGCGAGCGCCAGCGCATCGCGCTCGGTCTCAAGCAGCTCGAGCCCAACCCATGGGACAACATCGAAGAGAAGTACCCGGTCGGCTCGATCGTGCGCGGCCGGATCGTGAGCCTTCAGCCTTACGGCGCCTTCATCGAGCTCGCCAAGGGCGTCGAGGGCCTCATCCATATCAGCGAGATGAGCTGGACGCGCCGCATCAGCCACCCGAGCGAAGTGCTCAGCGAGGGCGATATCGTCGAGGCCATGGTGCTCTCGATCAAGCCCGAGGAACAGAAGATCTCGCTCGGCATCAAGCAGACCGAGTTCAACCCGTGGACGATCGCCGAAGAGAAGTACCCGTCAGGCACGCGCGTCAAGGGCCGCGTGCGCAACGTGACCAGCTACGGCGCGTTTGTCGAGCTCGAGGAAGGCATCGACGGGCTGATCCACATCTCGGACCTCTCGTGGACGCGCAAGGTCAACCACCCCTCCGAGATGCTCAAGAAGGGCGAGGAGATCGAGTGCGTCGTGCTCGGCGTCAACCCGGAAGAGAAGAAGATCACGCTCGGCCTCAAGCAGCTTGAAGCCGATCCGTGGGACGCCGTGGCGGGCGCGATGCGCATCGGCGACATCGTCGAGGGCACGGTGTCCAAGATCGCCGACTTCGGCGCGTTCGTCTCGCTGCCCAGCGGGATCGAGTGCCTTGTGCACAAGACCCAGATCTCAGACAAGCCGGTCGACAAGGTCGAGTCCGCCGTGAGCCGCGGCCAGCAGATCACGGCCAAGGTCGTGCGCATCGACACGCAGGAGCGCAAGATCGCACTCAGCATCCGCGAGTACCTGGCCGACATGCACTACGACGAGGTCCGCGCCGAAGGCCAGCCGGCCTCCCCCGTGCACGAGCGCCCGGTGAGGGCTCAGGATCTGCCCAGGCCAACGGCGCCAGGTTCTCTGGGCGAACACCTCGACGAGGCGCTCCTCGCCGCCGGGATCGGCTCATCGAGCCAACCGGTCGCTGAGGACCAAGCGGCCGAGGCACCCGAGACCGAGGTACCCGAAGCCGAGGCACCCCCGGCCGAACCGGCCGCCGAAGCCCCCGCCAAGAGCGAGGCGCCCGAAGCGGAGGAACCGGTGGCCGAGGAGCCCGCGGCTGAGGAGCCGGCGACTGAGGAGCTGGATGCTGAACCGGCCAGCGAGGAGATAAAGTCCGACAATGCCTCGTAAGGCAGACGCAACACGGCACATCAGGAAAGAGAATCATGTCGCGAATTTGTGAGATATGCGGCAAGCACCCGTCGGCGGGACGCAAGATCTGCCGCCGCGGTCTGGCCAAGAAGGACGGGGGCATCGGGCTCAAGACGACGGGCGTGACGCGCCGCCGCTTCCTGCCCAACATTCAGACCGTCAAGGTCAAGGACCCTAACGGTACTGTGCGCCACGCCAAGGTCTGCGCCCAGTGCATCAGCGCCGGAAAGATCGCCAAGGCGTAGGGACGCCGTCTGTGGCGCGATTCAGCAAGACGCGAACAGCGGATCTCAGCCCACCCCGCCAGGGCGGGGTGGGCTGACGCCGCGATGGAGTTGCTGTTCGATCTTGACGGGACCCTGACCAATCCTGCCGCCGGGATCACCCGCTCCCTGGAACATGCGCTTGTCACGCTTGGACATGGCGTGTCGCCCGGCGACGATCTGAAGAGGTTTATCGGACCGCCTCTTCGCGAAGCATTCGCCGAGCTGCTCTCGACAGACGACGAAGCCACACTCAGTCTCGCCATCCGGCACTATCGCGACCGGTACACCGAAGCAGGGATCTACGAGAATGACCTCTACCCGGACGTGCCGAGCGGACTCGCCTCACTTCGCGAGTTGGGCCACCGACTCTGGATCGCCACCTCGAAACCGCAGGTCTATGCCCAGAGAATTGCCGAACACTTCGGCATCAGCCGGTGGTTTGAGAACGTGTACGGATCGGAGCTGTCCGGCAGGAATGCGGACAAGGCCGAGCTCATCGGCCACCTGCTCAAGACGGAGAAGCTTCGGCCCACGGACGCTTGGATGATCGGTGATCGGATCCACGACGTCGTCGGCGCTCAGCGGAACGGCGTGCGCACGATCGCGGTGCTGTGGGGATACGGATCCGAGGCGGAGCTCCGCGCTGCGCGGCCTGACGCGATGGTCCGTTCGATGGCTGAATTGTGCAGGGAGATCAGAGGCAGGCACTGATTCCGTGGGACATAGTGACCGTCCCCGTTCATCCGTTGGAGGCGAACTTGATGTCGCGGATGAGGAGTTGGACGGTCTCTTCGCCGCGGAAGTAGTTGAGCCGCGGGATGTAGGCGATATCGTAGCGTGCCTCGCTGTTCCGGAGCTGCGGCAGCAGCTCGCCCATCGAGAAGCCAATCCCTTCGACGACGCTGTCCTTGCTCTCGAACCAGAGCTTGAGGTGGTTGGACCCGACGAGCTTGGGCGACCACTTGAGGAAGACGCCGCGCGAGGCAAACACCGGCTGCGGATTGCCGTGCCCGAAGGGCTCGAGCACCTGGAGCTGGCGCACGAAGTTGAGCCGCATCTCGTCGAGGGCGACCTCCACCTCGATGCTCAGCGACGGCAGGAACTGCTCCTCATCCGGGTATCGGCGGCGAATGACCTCTTCGAACAGCGCCGTGAACGCTTCGATGTTCTCGGGCAGGATCTGGAAGCCGGCGGCAAGCCGGTGCCCACCGTAGCTCTCCAACAGGTCCTCGCACTCGCGCAGGGTGTCGAGCAGCGCAATGTCGCCCACGCTGCGCGCCGAGCCTTTGCCGATGCTGCCGTCAACCGAGATGATCGCCGTCGGGCGATGGTAGGTCTTGGCGATGCGCGAGGCGACGATGGGCACCACGCCCAGATGCCAGCGGTCGCTGGCGAGCACGATGGTGCGCGAGCCGTCGAGGTCGACCGTTCCGTCCACAGCCGCCTCGACCTCGGCCAGGATCTCCTGCTCGATGGTCTGGCGCCGGCGGTTGTTCTGCTCGATCAAGGTGGCGAGGTTGAACGCCTCCTTCTCGTCCTCGCTGCACAGCAGTTCGACGCCTGAACGCGCGTCGCCGAGCCGGCCCATGGCGTTGAGCCGCGGCGCAAGCCGGTAGGCCACGTCGTAGCTCGTGATCTCCTCGTTGACGTTGCTCACCGCCTTGAGCTCCTGCAGGCCGATGCGCTGGCTCCGGCTGAGCTGGCGCAGACCGTGCTTGACCAGGATCCGGTTCTCGTCCAGCAGCGTCACCGTGTCGGCCACGGTGCCGAGCGCGACGAGATCGAGCTTGTTCTTCAGGTTGACGTTGGCGCGCTCGAGCACGCCGCGCTCGACGGCGCGGCTGATGAGCCCGTGGACCAGCTTGAAGGTGACGCCGACGCCGGCGAGGTCTTTGAACGGATACGTGGTGTCGGCTCGCTTCGGGTTGATCACCGCGAGACAGTCGGGGAGCACATCGCCCGGCTCGTGGTGGTCGGTGACGATCACGTCCATGCCGAGCGAGCGCGCGTAGGCGATCTCGCCGATCGAGTTGATGCCGCAGTCGACCGTGATGATGAGCCGCGCGTTGCTCTCGCGGCACCGGTCGATGCCCTCATTCGAGATGCCGTAGCCCTCCGTGATCCGGTTCGGCAGATAGTAGCCGTGGCTGACCTGCATCGTCGTGAACAGGCTCGACAGCAGGGCCACGCTCGTGATCCCGTCCACGTCGTAGTCGCCGTAGACCATGATGTGCTCGCGGCGCGCCACGGCCTGGAGCACGCGCTCGACGGCGTTCTCCATGTCATTCAGCAGGAAGGGATCGTAGAGGTCGCTCAGCCGGCCGTGTAGGAACGTATCGATCGCCGCGTGGTCGCCGAAGCCCCGGTTGGCCACGATGCGGGCGATGATCGGATGAATGTCAAACGCGGCGGCGACCTCGTCAACGAGCGACTGGTCGGTCTGGACAAACTGCCAGGTCTTATCGGTGCGTTGACGCCCCATGCGCTCCCATTCCGGCCCTGCCGTTAGTTGCCGAAGTACTGCGCGAACTCGTTGCGCTTGTCGTCGGCCTGCCTGAGCATCTTGGTGAACTGCGACTTGTTGTCCTTGACGTACCAGTCCAGCGCGCTCCAGTAGGCGACGAGCACCTGGATGTACTGCTGCGGGGTGCGCCGGCTCAGTTTCGACAGCTCGACCTGGGCCTGGGCGGCCCAGCGTTTGGCGTCGCTGGTGACATTGAGGCGAACGAGCAGCGACAGGTCGTCATAGCCTTCCGCGTCCTTGCCTCCCCAGAACGCCTTCTCCAGTTGGCCGTCGCGGCCCTGCACGCGCTTGTATGGCACCGACAGGACGCGGCGCATCGCCTCGTCGGCCTCCTCGATGGTAAACGGCCGCGTGTCCTGATCGTCGCCGACGACAATGACCTCGTTCTCCTGCTGGCGCTGCCCGACGTAGCGCATCTGGTCGAGGCGCACCCAGCCATAGAACTCGCCCCCGTCAGCATTGTAGTAGCGGACCCCGTACCAGCCTGGGACCTGATCGACCAGCAGCACGTTCGCACCGAAGTTGAGCTGGCCAATCACCAGCTCCTTCGTGCTTGGGCCGGCGTACACCTTGACCTTCTCGCCCTCGCCCTCACCCTTGGTCGCCCGCACCCATTCCTGGATCTGCTTCCGTGGATCGTAGCGCTTCATGAGCGGCACGCGCGCCGCCGATGACCTGCGCGCGGTCGAGGTCTTCTGCGTGCCCGTGTCACGGCAACTCGAAAACAGCCCAGCCAGGCACACCGCGAGCCCAATGACAAGTACTCGACGCACCATAGCCGTACCTCCTCGTGCAGGGAGTGTGGTCCCCGCTATGTGCGCTCTACCCATCATTATACCGTCCGTCGGCCCGGCGTTCAAGCCTCCGCCTTCTTGTGCATGAAGACCAGGATCGGCGTCGCGATGTAGATAGTCGAATAGGTGCCCGCAATGATGCCGATGAGCATGGCGAACGAGAAATCGTTGATCGCCTGGCCGCCGAGCATGAAGAGCGCAATCACCACGAGCAGCGTGGTTAGCGAGGTCAGCACGGTGCGGCTCAACGTCTGGTTGATGCTCGTGTTGACGATCGTGCGGAAGTCGAGCCGCTTCATGATCTTGAGGTCCTCGCGGATCCGGTCGAAGATCACAATCGTGTCGTTGAGCGAGTAGCCGACGATGGTCAGGAACGCCGCGATTGTCGGCGTGTCGATCTGACGCCGCGTCAGCACGAAGAACCCGGCAAAGAATCCGAGCGCGATAAGCACGTCGTGGAGCAGCGCCACGATGGCGCCCACGGCGAAGCGGAACTCGAACCGCCACGAGACGTAGATGAGGATACCGACCAGCGCGAGCACGAAAGCCACCGCCGTCTGGCCCGCGAGGTCCTTGGAAACCGATGCCGAGATGCTCTCGACGCTCCGGTCGGCCAGTTCCACGCCCATCAGCTCTTCGATCCGATCCGGCAGGTTCTGCAGGTCCGCGTTCTCGTCCATCGTCTCCTTTATCTGGGCGATGGTCTTAGTCACCTTCCCGCCCTCGACATCGAAGGCCTGGACGCGTGCATCGAAACCGAGCGTCTTGAGCGCCGTACGGACATCGCCGACCTGGACCTCGTTCTCGCCGAAGTCGAGCCGGAGCACCGTGCCGCCCCGGAAGTCGGTGCCCCAGTTCTCACTGAATCGGGCGCCGAACCCGATCAGGCCGATGAGAACCACGGCGGCCGAACCGACAATGGCCACGTTACGCCACTTGAGGAAGTCGAAGCTGGGCCGGCTGAAGAACTGGAACATCTTCACCGTCTCGACCGACTTGCGCAGCAGCAGCACGTCAAACAGCACGCGAGTCACCACGATCGCCGAGAACACCGAGGTGCAGATGCCGAGGCTCAGCGTCACGGCGAACCCGCGCACGGGGCCTGTGCCGAGGAAGAACAGCACGGCGGCCGTAATGAGCGTGGTGATGTTCGCGTCGAGAATCGTCCGCAGCGCCTTGTGATAGCCGGCTTCGACCGCCGCCTTGACCTTCTTGGCCGCCGCGAGTTCCTCGCGGATGCGCTCGAAAACCAGCACGTTGGCGTCGACGGCCATACCGATGGTCAGGATGATGCCCGCGATGCCCGGCAACGTCAGCGTCGCGCCCGCCGCCGCGAGCGCGCCCAGCAGCAGCACGAGGTTGATCGCCAGCGCCACGACTGAGAACAGCCCCGCGAGCCGGTAGTAGATGCCCATGAAAAGCGCGACGCAGATCAGACCGATCACGGCGGCGCGCCAGCCCATCCGGATCGAGTCGGCACCCAGCGAAGGGCCAACCTGCGTGTTGCGCACGATCCTGATCTCGGCCGGAAGCGACCCCGTGCGCAGCTTGAGCGCCAGGTCGTCGGCCTCGTCGTAGTTCTTCGACCCGGTGATAACGCCCGAATCCGTCAGCGTCTGGGCGATGTGCGGTGCGCTGATGACCTTGTCGTCGAGCAGAATGGCCAGCCGCCAGCCCTTCCCACCGCGGTTGTTCTCCGACTTGGCGCTGTACTTCTTGGTGCTGTCCGTGAAGCGGGCGATCGCGTCGGAATCCCCAATCCGGAATGCCACAACAGGCTGGTTGTAGCCGCCCATCGTCGTGTGGCAGTCCTTGCCGACCAGATCGTCGCCCGTAAGCACGGCCGGATCCTGGAGCAGCAGCGGGATGCGCGTCGTACGGCCCGTGTCGGGCTCGGTGTCCTCGTACACGCGCAGGATGGTGCGCTCCGGAATCCCGCGCTCGGCGGCCTCCGCATCGAAAAGCTTCGGACGGATAAGGTTGCCGTCCTCGTCTTTGACGGGCACCCGCTGCGTCGGATCCTCCGGGTCGACGACGCGCTCGATGCCGTCGTAGATGGCGAGCAGCTTGTCGCGGCTCCACGCCTTCTGGTCGAGCATCTCCTCCTCGACAAGCGCCCACTTCATCACCGCGCGCTCGGTGATGAGCCGCTCGGCGCGCGCAAGGTCCGTGGCACCCGGGAGCTGGACGATAATGCGCGAGTCGCCCTCTTTCTGAAGCAGCGGCTCGGCAACACCGAACTGGTCAATGCGCTGACGGAGCTTCTCATACACGAGGTCACGCGCATCCGGCTCGGTCTCGAGCACCATGTAGATGCCGCCCTGCAGGTCCAGGCCGAGCCGCAGAATCTTGCCCTCGTCGCCATACCACCAGCGGTACAGGTCGCGGCTGGTGTTGCGTCCCAGGCTCGCTGTGCGCGGCGTGCGCGCACGCAGCTCGAGGTCGAGCATCGCGCGGCGCTGCTCGACCGGCTTGAGGGCTTGGTAGGCGGGGTCCGCCTCGAGCTCGCGGCGCTTGGCCTCGAGGGCCTTCTGGCGCTGGGCGCGCTCCTGTTCGATGCCCTCGCGCTGCTTGGGCTGCTTGCGCGAGTAGGCCAGGTCGTCCTCGAGCTCCTTGTCCCACTCGTAGTAGAGCAGGTTCAGCTCGCTCTTCTGCTCGGGGCTCAGCGTGGCCCAGCGAATGGTGGGCCACACGAGCGCAAGCGCGAACAGCGTGACCACGATCACGAGCACGATGCGCCAGCGCAGGCTCGAACTCATCGAAGCGTCCTCCTGAACAATCCCGTGTCTATCGCGAAGGGCGTTGCGCGCTTGCCGCGCGACGACCCCAACCTACTCGCTCTCCTGCAGGACGTTCTCGCTCTCGTCCTTGCGTTCCTTGACCTGGGCGACACTCGCCTTGCTGAACTCGATCTTGACTCCCTCGGCCACCTTGACCAGCACGGTGGTCTCCTTGACCTGCTCGATACGGCCGTGGACACCGCCGATCGTGACCACCTTGTCGCCGCGGCGCAGCGAGTCGATCATCGTGGCCTGCTCACGTTTCTGCCGCTGCTGCGGCCGGATGATGAGCAGATAGAAGAACCCGAAGATCGCGGCGATCATGACAATCATGCTCGGCCAGCCGCCCCCGGAGCGGTCAGCTTGGGCAAGGAACTGATTCCAGATCATTGCGTACTACTCCTCCCCTGTGTCGGCGCCACCCGATTCATAACGGGCCAGGAACGCGTCGGCGAACGCTCCGAACGCGCCCTGGCGGATGGCGTCGCGCATGCGGGCCATCAGCCGGCAGTAGAATGTCACGTTGTGCAGGCTGATGAGCCGCAGTCCGAGTATTTCGTTTACATGTACGCAGTGCCGCAGGAACGCGCGTGAAAAGCCCCTCGGGCTTCCTGCGCCCGCGCAGGCCTCACACGGGCAATCGGCCTCGATCGGCGCCGGGTCCCCCCGGTACCGCGCGCCGCGCAGCCGCAGCACGCCGCCGGCCGCGAATGCCTGGCCATTGCGCCCGTTGCGCGTCGGCATCACGCAATCGAACATATCCACACCGCGTGCGACGGCCCGCACGAGGTCGGCCGGTGTCCCGACGCCCATCAGGTAGCGCGGCCTATCGGACGGCAACAGCGCTGCCGTGAAGCCCGCCATCTCGAGCATCTGCTCGATCGGCTCGCCCACGCTCAGACCGCCAATCGCATAGCCGTCAAAACCGACGTCTCTAAGCGCCCGCGTGCAGCGTTCCCGAAGCCCCTCGTAGACCGAGCCCTGGACGATGCCGAAGAGTGCTTCCGGGGCCCCGTGATGCCTCTGCACAGAGCGGCACCGAGCCGCCCATTCTATGGATCGGTCCACCGCCTGACAAGCAATATCATGGTCTACCGGATACGGGACGCATTCATCCAGGACCATGGCAATATCCGACCCCAGGTCGCGCTGGATGCGCACCGTCTCCTCCGGGCTCAGGAAGCATAGCGACCCGTCCACCGGGGACTGGAACTCGACCCCCTCGTCGGTCACCTTGCGCCGCTCGGCCAGACTGAACACTTGGTAGCCCCCGCTGTCGGTCAGGATCGGACCCGGCCACCCCATGAACGTGTGCAGGCCGCCCAGACCGTGCAC from Verrucomicrobiota bacterium includes the following:
- the yajC gene encoding preprotein translocase subunit YajC; protein product: MIVMIAAIFGFFYLLIIRPQQRQKREQATMIDSLRRGDKVVTIGGVHGRIEQVKETTVLVKVAEGVKIEFSKASVAQVKERKDESENVLQESE
- the recJ gene encoding single-stranded-DNA-specific exonuclease RecJ, with the protein product MGRQRTDKTWQFVQTDQSLVDEVAAAFDIHPIIARIVANRGFGDHAAIDTFLHGRLSDLYDPFLLNDMENAVERVLQAVARREHIMVYGDYDVDGITSVALLSSLFTTMQVSHGYYLPNRITEGYGISNEGIDRCRESNARLIITVDCGINSIGEIAYARSLGMDVIVTDHHEPGDVLPDCLAVINPKRADTTYPFKDLAGVGVTFKLVHGLISRAVERGVLERANVNLKNKLDLVALGTVADTVTLLDENRILVKHGLRQLSRSQRIGLQELKAVSNVNEEITSYDVAYRLAPRLNAMGRLGDARSGVELLCSEDEKEAFNLATLIEQNNRRRQTIEQEILAEVEAAVDGTVDLDGSRTIVLASDRWHLGVVPIVASRIAKTYHRPTAIISVDGSIGKGSARSVGDIALLDTLRECEDLLESYGGHRLAAGFQILPENIEAFTALFEEVIRRRYPDEEQFLPSLSIEVEVALDEMRLNFVRQLQVLEPFGHGNPQPVFASRGVFLKWSPKLVGSNHLKLWFESKDSVVEGIGFSMGELLPQLRNSEARYDIAYIPRLNYFRGEETVQLLIRDIKFASNG
- a CDS encoding HAD hydrolase-like protein; the encoded protein is MELLFDLDGTLTNPAAGITRSLEHALVTLGHGVSPGDDLKRFIGPPLREAFAELLSTDDEATLSLAIRHYRDRYTEAGIYENDLYPDVPSGLASLRELGHRLWIATSKPQVYAQRIAEHFGISRWFENVYGSELSGRNADKAELIGHLLKTEKLRPTDAWMIGDRIHDVVGAQRNGVRTIAVLWGYGSEAELRAARPDAMVRSMAELCREIRGRH
- the rpmB gene encoding 50S ribosomal protein L28 codes for the protein MSRICEICGKHPSAGRKICRRGLAKKDGGIGLKTTGVTRRRFLPNIQTVKVKDPNGTVRHAKVCAQCISAGKIAKA
- the rpsA gene encoding 30S ribosomal protein S1, with product MSNGTGDNAHNQQPQPVPQAPAQTQAEDSGPTRIEVPTNMSREELSSLYDGAVAEVKEGRLLKGRIALIGRDAVMVDIGYKSEGIIPADEFGPGLDQVRVGDEIDVLLEKLEDNDGLVALSKIKAERQIRWEETMRRCKEGEKVSGKIVRKVRGGLIVDIGMDAFLPASQVDIKHVAHIEDYIGQTLEFKLIKINPERRNVVVSRRELLEEERARNRAKLIEEIEEGQVRTGMVKNITDFGAFIDLFGLDGLLHITDMSWGRVGHPSEVLEIGQMVRVKVLHFDRERQRIALGLKQLEPNPWDNIEEKYPVGSIVRGRIVSLQPYGAFIELAKGVEGLIHISEMSWTRRISHPSEVLSEGDIVEAMVLSIKPEEQKISLGIKQTEFNPWTIAEEKYPSGTRVKGRVRNVTSYGAFVELEEGIDGLIHISDLSWTRKVNHPSEMLKKGEEIECVVLGVNPEEKKITLGLKQLEADPWDAVAGAMRIGDIVEGTVSKIADFGAFVSLPSGIECLVHKTQISDKPVDKVESAVSRGQQITAKVVRIDTQERKIALSIREYLADMHYDEVRAEGQPASPVHERPVRAQDLPRPTAPGSLGEHLDEALLAAGIGSSSQPVAEDQAAEAPETEVPEAEAPPAEPAAEAPAKSEAPEAEEPVAEEPAAEEPATEELDAEPASEEIKSDNAS
- a CDS encoding SH3 domain-containing protein gives rise to the protein MVRRVLVIGLAVCLAGLFSSCRDTGTQKTSTARRSSAARVPLMKRYDPRKQIQEWVRATKGEGEGEKVKVYAGPSTKELVIGQLNFGANVLLVDQVPGWYGVRYYNADGGEFYGWVRLDQMRYVGQRQQENEVIVVGDDQDTRPFTIEEADEAMRRVLSVPYKRVQGRDGQLEKAFWGGKDAEGYDDLSLLVRLNVTSDAKRWAAQAQVELSKLSRRTPQQYIQVLVAYWSALDWYVKDNKSQFTKMLRQADDKRNEFAQYFGN
- the tgt gene encoding tRNA guanosine(34) transglycosylase Tgt, whose amino-acid sequence is MKFELIAADPASGARLGRVTTAHGQFETPAFMPVGTYGAVKSLSPRDLLAADAQIILSNTYHLNQRPGTGVVHGLGGLHTFMGWPGPILTDSGGYQVFSLAERRKVTDEGVEFQSPVDGSLCFLSPEETVRIQRDLGSDIAMVLDECVPYPVDHDIACQAVDRSIEWAARCRSVQRHHGAPEALFGIVQGSVYEGLRERCTRALRDVGFDGYAIGGLSVGEPIEQMLEMAGFTAALLPSDRPRYLMGVGTPADLVRAVARGVDMFDCVMPTRNGRNGQAFAAGGVLRLRGARYRGDPAPIEADCPCEACAGAGSPRGFSRAFLRHCVHVNEILGLRLISLHNVTFYCRLMARMRDAIRQGAFGAFADAFLARYESGGADTGEE
- the secD gene encoding protein translocase subunit SecD encodes the protein MSSSLRWRIVLVIVVTLFALALVWPTIRWATLSPEQKSELNLLYYEWDKELEDDLAYSRKQPKQREGIEQERAQRQKALEAKRRELEADPAYQALKPVEQRRAMLDLELRARTPRTASLGRNTSRDLYRWWYGDEGKILRLGLDLQGGIYMVLETEPDARDLVYEKLRQRIDQFGVAEPLLQKEGDSRIIVQLPGATDLARAERLITERAVMKWALVEEEMLDQKAWSRDKLLAIYDGIERVVDPEDPTQRVPVKDEDGNLIRPKLFDAEAAERGIPERTILRVYEDTEPDTGRTTRIPLLLQDPAVLTGDDLVGKDCHTTMGGYNQPVVAFRIGDSDAIARFTDSTKKYSAKSENNRGGKGWRLAILLDDKVISAPHIAQTLTDSGVITGSKNYDEADDLALKLRTGSLPAEIRIVRNTQVGPSLGADSIRMGWRAAVIGLICVALFMGIYYRLAGLFSVVALAINLVLLLGALAAAGATLTLPGIAGIILTIGMAVDANVLVFERIREELAAAKKVKAAVEAGYHKALRTILDANITTLITAAVLFFLGTGPVRGFAVTLSLGICTSVFSAIVVTRVLFDVLLLRKSVETVKMFQFFSRPSFDFLKWRNVAIVGSAAVVLIGLIGFGARFSENWGTDFRGGTVLRLDFGENEVQVGDVRTALKTLGFDARVQAFDVEGGKVTKTIAQIKETMDENADLQNLPDRIEELMGVELADRSVESISASVSKDLAGQTAVAFVLALVGILIYVSWRFEFRFAVGAIVALLHDVLIALGFFAGFFVLTRRQIDTPTIAAFLTIVGYSLNDTIVIFDRIREDLKIMKRLDFRTIVNTSINQTLSRTVLTSLTTLLVVIALFMLGGQAINDFSFAMLIGIIAGTYSTIYIATPILVFMHKKAEA